The Mus musculus strain C57BL/6J chromosome 2, GRCm38.p6 C57BL/6J genome has a window encoding:
- the Lcn4 gene encoding vomeronasal secretory protein 2 precursor, producing the protein MKSLLLTVTLSSLVATLQTYDDLPFISEEDKLSGVWFIKATVSQRREVEGETLVAFPIKFTCPEEGTLELRHTLASKGECINVGIRLQRTEEPGQYSAFWGHTLFYIYDLPVKDHYIIYCESHPFQKISQFGYLIGKYPEENQDTLEVFKEFIQHKGFLQEKIGVPEQRDRCIPIHDSAHQDHKC; encoded by the exons ATGAAGAGCCTGCTCCTGACTGTCACACTGTCTAGTCTAGTGGCAACTCTACAGACCTATGATGACCTTCCCTTCATCTCAGAAGAAGATAAA CTCTCAGGTGTCTGGTTCATAAAGGCCACAGTGAGTCAAAGAAGAGAAGTGGAGGGGGAGACTCTGGTTGCATTTCCTATTAAATTTACATGCCCAGAAGAAGGAACCTTGGAGCTCAGGCACACTCTCGC ATCTAAGGGAGAGTGCATTAATGTAGGAATTCGTTTGCAGAGAACAGAGGAGCCTGGTCAATACAGTGCCT TTTGGGGCCATACTCTCTTCTATATATATGATCTTCCAGTGAAGGACCACTACATCATATACTGTGAAAGCCATCCGTTTCAGAAAATATCCCAATTTGGATATCTCATAG GAAAGTATCCGGAAGAAAACCAGGATACCTTGGAAGTATTTAAGGAATTCATACAGCATAAAGGATTTCTCCAAGAAAAAATCGGTGTGCCTGAACAGAGGG ATCGGTGTATTCCCATACATGACAGTG CCCACCAGGACCACAAATGCTGA